The proteins below come from a single Mugil cephalus isolate CIBA_MC_2020 chromosome 7, CIBA_Mcephalus_1.1, whole genome shotgun sequence genomic window:
- the LOC125010297 gene encoding ras-related protein Rap-2b-like: MREYKVVVLGSGGVGKSALTVQFVTGSFIEKYDPTIEDFYRKEIEVDSSPSVLEILDTAGTEQFASMRDLYIKNGQGFILVYSLVNQQSFQDIKPMRDQIIRVKRYERVPMILVGNKVDLEGEREVSSGEGKALAQEWSCPFMETSAKNKGSVDELFAEIVRQMNYSTVPSGGDQCCSCVLL; this comes from the coding sequence ATGAGGGAGTACAAAGTGGTTGTTTTGGGGTCGGGTGGAGTCGGCAAATCTGCGCTGACGGTCCAGTTCGTGACGGGTTCCTTCATCGAGAAGTACGACCCCACGATAGAGGATTTCTACAGGAAGGAGATCGAGGTGGACTCGTCCCCGTCGGTGCTGGAGATCCTGGACACGGCGGGGACCGAGCAGTTCGCCTCCATGCGAGACCTGTACATCAAGAACGGGCAGGGCTTTATTTTGGTCTACAGCCTGGTGAACCAGCAGAGCTTCCAGGACATCAAGCCGATGAGAGATCAGATCATCCGGGTGAAGAGGTACGAGAGGGTGCCCATGATCCTGGTGGGGAACAAGGTGGACCTGGAGGGGGAGCGAGAGGTGTCTTCCGGGGAAGGCAAGGCGCTGGCCCAAGAGTGGAGCTGCCCCTTCATGGAAACTTCAGCCAAAAATAAAGGGTCGGTCGACGAACTGTTTGCAGAGATCGTGAGACAGATGAACTATTCAACTGTTCCCAGCGGCGGCGACCAGTGCTGCTCATGCGTCCTGctctaa
- the LOC125010825 gene encoding complement C1q-like protein 4 codes for MKSLVALSALSLFYLCVADIQQLDDQAPTIKAAPSGDAVTSERQNNQCEFVVVLRQLEAELRNTQEQLDNLRSQVEGGRVAFGASIGSVGTIGPYNAEITLTYQNVYTNTGAYNPATGIFTAPVKGVYYFSFSGHNSSSKSMGLRLMKNGGQMVTVFNHVAGNRPETATNGMTLQLEVGDQVYMRLRQSTWIFDNGNNHSTFVGHLLFPL; via the exons ATGAAGAGCTTAGTGGCTTTGTCAGCTTTATCCCTCTTCTACCTGTGTGTTGCTGACATCCAGCAGCTGGATGACCAAGCACCAACCATCAAGGCAGCTCCCTCTGGTGATGCTGTCACTTCTGAGAGGCAGAACAACCAGTGCGAGTTCGTTGTCGTCTTAAGACAACTGGAGGCAGAGCTGAGAAACACTCAGGAACAGCTGGACAATCTGAGATCACAAGTCGAAG GAGGTCGGGTAGCATTCGGAGCTTCCATCGGCAGTGTTGGAACAATCGGACCATATAACGCTGAGATCACACTGACCTACCAGAATGTCTACACCAACACAGGCGCATACAACCCTGCAACAG GTATTTTCACTGCTCCTGTCAAAGGAGTCTATTACTTCAGCTTCTCTGGCCATAATTCATCTTCTAAATCTATGGGGCTGCGGCTGATGAAGAACGGAGGGCAGATGGTTACTGTGTTCAACCACGTCGCTGGAAATCGCCCTGAAACTGCAACGAATGGTATGACTCTGCAGCTTGAAGTCGGAGATCAAGTATACATGAGGCTCAGGCAAAGCACCTGGATTTTTGATAACGGCAATAACCACAGCACCTTCGTCGGCCATTTGTTGTTTCCTCTGTGA